In Planctomycetota bacterium, the genomic window TGCTCCTGCCGAGCGGAACCGCCACGTCCTCCTACCACGACGGCCCGGCGTGGGCCGACGACTATCCGCTGACCGGCGTGCAGGACACGCTCGGGCTGCTCCGTGCGTTCGAGGTGCTCTGGCAACGCCGGCCCTGCACCTTCGAAGCCGGCGGCTTCTCACCCCGCAAGGTCGGCGTCGACGTCGGCCAACTCACGCCGCTCCACGCCACCACCGGCAATCTCTTCGCCCCCGACACCGCCCAACGCCAACTCGCCGCCGCCCTCGACCGCATCAACGAAAAGTACGGCGCCCACACCGTCCACCCCGCCTCGATGCACGAAGTCGGCAGCTACGTCATGGAAGACAAAATCGCGTTCGGCCGGATGCCGCGGGATTGCGTGCCGATGTGAGATGGGGGATACAGGCATCCATGATCATGCGTATCGGCCTCTGGGTGCCACTGCATTTTTGCAGTGGCCGAACCCACGGCGACCCCCACCACTGCAAGAATGCAGTGGCAGCCGGCGTCAACCATCAGAGAAGTGAGTTTGAAGCTTCGGGTCAATTGCGGCCATATTGATATATGGTGCAATCTTCTGCCGTCTCATCTTCGAGGTTTGTGTTAGTGAGCTCTCCATCATGAGTACGCATTCTGGATCGCAGCAAATCTGAAGCAGCTCTCCGACTGTCTGCATGACGAAAAATCGGTTATGCGAAGCGCCGACTTCTATCAGAGCGTCAATCAAGGTTGCGGTTAGTTCGCCATCGTCTACATTCTTCGCAAACTGCTTGTACTGGATCGCAATTTTGTCCGTATAGTCGAAAGGCCAGCCGACTTCCTTGACATACTCACCTGCAGTGGCAGTAATATCCCGAAGCTGATCGAGTTGCGGAGAGGGTAAACCGGCAAAGTTGTTGGGGTTCACTTGCATTAAGCATTGGTGTATCCAGTCGGGGTCGTCCCGATGTGATGCGAGCAGGTCAAGCCACCGTTCAACATGTTCAGGTGAGGAATTCCCTACTGCAAGCTCCTTTGACAGGTCCTCTCCTTCCCCCTTCTCGTCACGCCGTATGCCGATATCAAAGATGGATTTCCATGCTCGCTTCAAGTCACTGACACTGGAAAAGCGTTCATCAGGTTCTTCGGAAGTACATTTCTTAATGAGTGTCTCGAAACCACTTGGGAGATTGCGGAAGCTTTGAATCGGCGCCATAACGTTGCCACCGAGCAGCTCGTAAAGCAAACGGCCAAGTGCGAAGACGTCGCACCGATGGTCCGCAGATTTTGCGTCTGCCAGTTGTTCAGGCGCCATGTAGTATGGTGTTCCCATAGGGAAGCCGGTTTGGGTCTGACGGGTTGATTCTGCGTCGATGATCCGCCCTAAGCCGAAATCACTTACAACGACTTGATCACTGCCCTGCAGTAGCACGTTTTCTGGCTTGAGATCTCGATGGATGATGTTCTGTGAGTGTGCGTAGGCAAGTGCGTCGAGAACTTGATCAAAAATACGTCTAGTTCGCTTGATGTCTCCGCAGATAGCGGCGATCTCACTCCGAAGTGAACGCTCGTACACTGGCATCAAGTAGTACAGCGGAGCGTTCTTTAGTCGCCGCCCGAGAACCGGAACGATATTTGGATGGTCAAGACTTGCAAGAATCAACACCTCTCTTTTGAATCTAGCGCTCGCCTCTTCAGATTCCTGTGGGCTCAAGCCAGCCGTTTTTAGGGTCTTTCTTGCAAATCGTTGCTCTGGATCTCTGTCGCGGACGACAATGCAGACCTCGCCAAATCCGCCGCTGCCGAGCTTGCCCACTTCGACTAGTCGATTTTTCATGGAGCATGTTAGGTTTAAGGTCGGAATTGGTCAACGTTTCCGCCCTGCGACTATCGACTCTTGGCTATCGCCCCGGCCTTGTCATCGCGTCGTAGTTCATCAGCTCGTCCAGCCGCTCCTGTGGCATGAGGTTTTGCTCGCTGACGAGTTGCTTGGTAGCTGCTCATCGCGGCTTGTTCATTCCGAGTGCCGACGTGATGGCGAAGCCGATGCCGCCCCCTAGGGCGCCGCCGATGGCTCCGACGCCCATGCTCCAAAGCAACCCTTCGCCGCCGACGGCGAAGCGGATGACGCTGGCGGCGGCGACCATGGCCGCCACGCAGGCGACGACGATGAACAAACCGGTCGGGGTGAGCTGGGGTTTCTCGCTCATGCGCCGGGCCTTGTCATCGCGTCGTAGTTCATCAGTTCGTCGAGCCGTTCCTGCGGCATGAGGTTTTGCTCACTGACGAGTTGCTTGATGGTCTTGCCTTCGGCGTGGGCTTGCTTGGCGAGGGCGCTGCACTTGTCGTAGCCGATTTCGGGGGCCAGGGCGGTGATGGTCATGAGGCTGGCTTCGAGCAGTTCGCGGCAGCGGGCTTCGTTGACCTCGAGGCCGTCGAGGAGCTTGTCGACGAAGACGTGGCTGACGTTGGTCAGGAGGGTGACCGATTCGAGGAAGGCGTCGATCATGACGGGCATGGCGACGTTGAGTTCGAAGATGGAGCCGACGCCGCCGAGGGCGGCGGTGGTGACGGTGGCGTCGTTGCCGATGACGCGGCAGCAGACCTGCATGACCGACTCGCAGATAACGGGGTTGACCTTGCCGGGCATGATCGAGGAGCCGGGCTGGATGGCCGGGAGGATGAGCTCGCCGATCCCGCAGCGCGGCCCGGAGCCGAGGTGGCGGATGTCGTTGGCGATCTTGGAGAGCGAGACGGCGACGGTTTTGAGCACGCCGGCCGCGAGGACAAACGTGTCTTTGGCGGCCTGGGCCTCGACGTGGTTGCCCGCTTCCATGAACTCGACGCCGGTGCGTTCCGAGAGCGTCGCGCAGACCTTGGCGGCGAACTCGGGGTGGGTGTTGATGCCGGTGCCGACGGCGGTGCCGCCGATGGGCATGGTGGCGCGCCACTCGCCGGTGGCGTCGACGAGTCGGTCGCTGCTGTGCTTGGCCTGCGAGGCGAAGCCGGCGAAGACCTGGCCCATGCGGATGGGCGTGGCGTCCATGAGGTGGGTCCGGCCGATCTTGACGATGTCGTCCCACGCCTTGGCCTTTTCGGCGAGGGTCTTGTGCAGGCGTTTGAGGGCGGGGTCGAGGTCGTTGGTCAACGCCAGCACCGCGGCGATATGCATCGCGGTCGGGAAGGTGTCGTTGGACGATTGGCCCATGTTGACGTGGTCGTTGGGGTGGACCTTGCCGGCGCCGAGTTGCTTGTTGGCCAACGTCGCGATGACTTCGTTGGCGTTCATGTTGGTGCTGGTGCCGGAGCCGGTCTGGTAGACGTCGACGGGGAAGTGGGCGTCGTGCTTGCCGGCGGCGACCTCGTCGGCGGCGGCGATGATCGCGTCGGCGAGGGTCGCGTCGAGCTTGCCGAGGTCCTTGTTGGCGGCGGCGCAGGCGGCCTTGAGGTGGCCGAAGGCGTGGATGACGGCCGGCGGGACCGGGCGGTGGGCGATGGGGAAGTTGTCGACGGCCCGGGCGGTGCTCGCCCCATAGAGCGCGTCGGCGGGGACGGGCATCTCGCCCATGCTGTCTTTCTCGATACGCGTGTCAGCCATGCACGAACGCTAGCGAACTTTGACGCTCTTCTCCATGCGGCGTTTCGCCTCACTGCTGAGCCAGAGCTTGCTCGCGTCCTGACTCCGCCCGGCCCAGCCGCCGCGGACGAGGTAGTGGGCGGCGGCGTCGAAGGTCGCCATGTCCTCGCCGGGGATGACGATTGATTTGGGCGAGATGCCCACGCCGGCGTTGTGGAGCTGGCCGAGCAGGGATGCGGCGCGGGTGATCACGGCGGTGTCGCGTTGGCGTTCGCCGCGCTTGCCGATGGCTTGGAGGAACAGGCGCGGGCCGCGGGTGAGCAGCTCGCGAGCCTTGGCGAGGACGCCGCTGCCGGGCCGGGTGATGTGGTCGGCATCGGCGTGCTTGCCCTCCTGCCAGAACAACACCGGCACCAGCACCAACGCGACAAGCAGCATCGTCACGCTGCACGAAAAATCGTTGTACACGAACGGCGAAAACAGATTGAAGTCGAACACCGGCACCAGCACCAACACATAGATCAACGACCCGACCACGAACACCGGCAACGCACACCAGAGCAGTCCCATGAGTAACTGCTTGCCGCGGTTGCGGGAGACGTTCACATCGTGTTTGCGGAGCAGCTCTTCGTACTGCTGGGTGACGCGCTGGTCGGTGTGGACGCGGTCGACGTCGATGGTGCCGGGCTCCTTGGGCTTCTTGTGCGGGGGGATGTCCCGCTTCGGAGGGTCGGTAGGTGGCGTGTCCGGCCTGTCGTCCTTGAACTCGAAAATGTCCGGCTCGTCACTCATTGGCTGGGCACTGTACGTCCCGCATTGCCAAGCCGCTGCGCCGCAAGCGATGTGAGCCAGACGCGGCGGCGGTCCTTACTGCGTCCCACCCAGTCATGGTCGGCGAGGTAGTCCATTGCCCGGCGGAAGGCCGACTCTTCGTCGGCGGGCCGAGCTAGCTTCTTCACCGATGTGCCTTCTCCGAGGTCCTGGAGTTGAAGCACAATGTCGGCGGCGCGGTTGAGGATGACGCGGTCTACCTGGTCACGCTTTTTGCGCAGCCCCAGGCCTTGCATGATCCAGCGCGGGCCGCTCAGGGCGAGCTCGATGTAGGCGAGCCAACTGGCTTCGGTGGTGCGCAACTCCCATTCGCCGTAGCTGTTTGCTCTGCCCTGGGGAAGGCCCGCGGCGCCATCCTCGTAGAACCGGCCGGCCGTGCGACTCTCGTACCAGAACGCCCACGGAAGCACCAGTGTTGCTGTCACACCCCAGATCGCAATGAACGGCACGCGGACCTCGAAATGACCGAGTAACGCCGCGACGCCGCCTGCGACGACGCTGACCACGATTGCACACCACGCAGCACCGGCTACGAGGACGAGAATCGTTCTTCCCGCTGCCATCGTGTCGTGCTTCTGCAGCTGACCGACGATGCGGTCCTTGCCGCCGCGTGTGAGGTGTTCAGGGTTGCGGTAATCGACATCCATGGGCAGAGCTTCGCGACTGGCCGGGTGGTCGGCCATGATGAAATGCGTCGGCGTTTGGAACGACCAGAGTTGCGGTGTGTGAGCCGGTTTCGATGATGACGCAGTGCTGCAACTGCAATCACTGCTTGGGCTTTTCGTGTTCGTGGGGTTCGTGGCCTTGTTGGGGTGGGGGATGGCGCGGTGGCGGAAGACGGCGTATCGGTTGGCGTGGCGGCCGTTGGTGGGCGGGTTGGCGTTGCAGTTTTTGCTGGCGTTCCTGGTGTTGCGGACCGAGCCGGGGCGGTGGGTGTTCGACAAGCTGAACCTTGGCGTCCAGGGGTTGTTGCAATGTTCGCAGGCCGGGGCGAAGGCGGTGTTTGGGAACCTCTCCACGTTTACGTTGCCGAGTTCGGACGGGTCGGTCGTGGACCACGGGGCGTTCTTCGCGTTCAACGTGTTGCCGACGATCCTGTTCTTCTCGGCACTGACGGCGATCTTCTACCACCTGGGCGTGATGCAGTTGATCGTGTCCGGCCTGGCGTGGGTGATGCGGCGGACGCTGGGGACGAGCGGGATGGAGACGCTCAGTGCGGCGGCGAACGTGTTCGTCGGGCAGACCGAAGCGCCGTTGTTCGTTCGGCCATATCTGCCGACGGCGACGAAGTCGGAGCTGCACGCGGTCATGGTCGGCGGGTTCTCCAACATCGCGTCGGGGGTGTTGGCGGCGTACATCGGCATGTTGACCGGGCTGATCCCGGACGCCGGGTCGCACCTGATCGCCGCGTCGTTGATCTCGGCACCGGCGGGGCTGGCGGTCGCGAAGCTTTTAGTGCCTGAAACCGAGACGCCGTCCACGGCCGACCCTGCCAAGGCCAAGGCCGAGAAGCTCGACGCCAACGTCATCGACGCCGCGGCACGCGGGACCACCGAGGGCATGCATCTGGCCCTGAACGTCGGCGCGATGCTGATCACGTTCACTGCGCTGGTCGCAGTGGTGAACCTGCTGCTCGGGCAGATCGACGAGGGCGTCACGCTCGAGGCCATCCTCGGCTACGCCTTCGTCCCGGTCGCCTGGCTGTGTGGCATCGAGGCGGGGCAGACCTTCGACGTTGGGCAGTACATCGGCATCAAAACCGTGCTCAACGAGTTCATCGCCTACGACATGCTCGCCGGGGCGCTGCGGGATGAGTCACTACAACTGACCGATCGCAGCAAGATCATCACGCTCTACGCCCTGTGCGGCTTTGCCAACATCGCCTCCATCGCCATCCAGATCGGTGGTATCAGCGTCCTGGCCCCTGAGCGTCGCCACGACCTGAGCCGGGTCGGTCTGCTTGCCATGATCGGCGGCACCGTCGCAAGCTTCATGACGGCATGCGTCGTTGGGATGCTCATCTGAAAACAAGTTGCGCTTTCGATGAGCAACTTACCTTGAAGTCCAGTATAAGATGACATAGCGATGTCGTT contains:
- a CDS encoding serine/threonine-protein kinase, whose protein sequence is MKNRLVEVGKLGSGGFGEVCIVVRDRDPEQRFARKTLKTAGLSPQESEEASARFKREVLILASLDHPNIVPVLGRRLKNAPLYYLMPVYERSLRSEIAAICGDIKRTRRIFDQVLDALAYAHSQNIIHRDLKPENVLLQGSDQVVVSDFGLGRIIDAESTRQTQTGFPMGTPYYMAPEQLADAKSADHRCDVFALGRLLYELLGGNVMAPIQSFRNLPSGFETLIKKCTSEEPDERFSSVSDLKRAWKSIFDIGIRRDEKGEGEDLSKELAVGNSSPEHVERWLDLLASHRDDPDWIHQCLMQVNPNNFAGLPSPQLDQLRDITATAGEYVKEVGWPFDYTDKIAIQYKQFAKNVDDGELTATLIDALIEVGASHNRFFVMQTVGELLQICCDPECVLMMESSLTQTSKMRRQKIAPYINMAAIDPKLQTHFSDG
- a CDS encoding class II fumarate hydratase gives rise to the protein MADTRIEKDSMGEMPVPADALYGASTARAVDNFPIAHRPVPPAVIHAFGHLKAACAAANKDLGKLDATLADAIIAAADEVAAGKHDAHFPVDVYQTGSGTSTNMNANEVIATLANKQLGAGKVHPNDHVNMGQSSNDTFPTAMHIAAVLALTNDLDPALKRLHKTLAEKAKAWDDIVKIGRTHLMDATPIRMGQVFAGFASQAKHSSDRLVDATGEWRATMPIGGTAVGTGINTHPEFAAKVCATLSERTGVEFMEAGNHVEAQAAKDTFVLAAGVLKTVAVSLSKIANDIRHLGSGPRCGIGELILPAIQPGSSIMPGKVNPVICESVMQVCCRVIGNDATVTTAALGGVGSIFELNVAMPVMIDAFLESVTLLTNVSHVFVDKLLDGLEVNEARCRELLEASLMTITALAPEIGYDKCSALAKQAHAEGKTIKQLVSEQNLMPQERLDELMNYDAMTRPGA
- a CDS encoding nucleoside transporter C-terminal domain-containing protein; its protein translation is MLQLQSLLGLFVFVGFVALLGWGMARWRKTAYRLAWRPLVGGLALQFLLAFLVLRTEPGRWVFDKLNLGVQGLLQCSQAGAKAVFGNLSTFTLPSSDGSVVDHGAFFAFNVLPTILFFSALTAIFYHLGVMQLIVSGLAWVMRRTLGTSGMETLSAAANVFVGQTEAPLFVRPYLPTATKSELHAVMVGGFSNIASGVLAAYIGMLTGLIPDAGSHLIAASLISAPAGLAVAKLLVPETETPSTADPAKAKAEKLDANVIDAAARGTTEGMHLALNVGAMLITFTALVAVVNLLLGQIDEGVTLEAILGYAFVPVAWLCGIEAGQTFDVGQYIGIKTVLNEFIAYDMLAGALRDESLQLTDRSKIITLYALCGFANIASIAIQIGGISVLAPERRHDLSRVGLLAMIGGTVASFMTACVVGMLI